One genomic window of Leptospira paudalimensis includes the following:
- a CDS encoding adenylate/guanylate cyclase domain-containing protein has product MKTILIKLRNFFGNQSNLPGEFQFPIRYKLLLITSIVLLISMSGVIFLASYFFRKDSEVRVKENNIKINEILSLKVKSDLHSIKQDVHITASAVLRSTQSANSIAKELFEEDQNFVFIGAFDSSFNPKFEVVNDQFLEKYDYQKAEVKNIIKNIQPKLKKSFSGTTLIWNISPFFRNPILCISFPLSETKDTHTILVTLVKLDSLLDAFQTSGPVETFLVSEDGSVLAHPDAKVVLSGINLNDLPIVDRMKKSTVDNGQFRYENKDGESYLASFKKLGFGGVGVISQVRESKIFEEVNNIQKRNVYLLIVSLSLSFIVVYIFAKSLSTPILKLVDASEEIRRGNYHITLHATTHDEIGTLTKSFVSMGRGLEEREKLKDSFGRFVNQDIAELAAKGKLSIGGKKKYCTIFFSDIRSFTAISEKLQPEEVVEFLNQYMTEMVKCVQETGGTVDKFIGDAIMATWGALRDHKDHAIASVEAALRMRDKLIEFNQNRGTAKKPIIKIGCGINTGYVIAGQIGSSDKMEYTVIGDSVNLASRVESFNKETHTDILITESTYHEVKSEFNVVSMGEIEFKGKSKAQKVYAVLGKKSDMNAPKNLVELQKLVGIEVTTKKGKK; this is encoded by the coding sequence ATGAAAACGATTTTGATCAAACTAAGAAACTTTTTCGGGAATCAATCAAATTTACCTGGCGAATTTCAATTCCCGATTCGTTACAAACTGCTGTTAATCACATCCATTGTACTGTTGATTTCAATGTCTGGAGTGATTTTTCTTGCTTCTTATTTTTTCCGCAAAGATAGTGAAGTAAGAGTCAAAGAAAACAATATCAAAATCAATGAAATCCTTTCCTTAAAAGTAAAATCTGACTTACACTCGATCAAACAAGATGTACACATTACAGCTTCAGCAGTACTGAGAAGTACACAATCAGCAAATAGCATTGCAAAAGAATTATTTGAAGAAGATCAAAACTTTGTATTTATTGGTGCCTTTGATTCTAGTTTTAATCCAAAGTTTGAAGTCGTAAATGATCAATTTTTAGAGAAGTATGATTACCAAAAAGCGGAAGTCAAAAACATAATCAAAAACATCCAACCTAAACTGAAAAAATCATTTAGCGGAACAACGCTTATATGGAACATCAGCCCATTTTTCCGCAATCCCATCTTATGTATTAGTTTTCCACTATCAGAAACCAAAGACACACATACCATTCTTGTCACATTAGTGAAGTTAGATAGTTTATTAGATGCATTTCAAACTTCAGGTCCAGTTGAAACTTTCTTAGTGAGTGAAGACGGAAGTGTACTAGCTCACCCTGATGCAAAAGTAGTTCTTTCTGGTATCAATCTAAATGATTTACCAATTGTTGATCGAATGAAAAAATCAACGGTTGATAATGGGCAATTTCGTTATGAAAACAAAGATGGTGAGTCTTACCTTGCATCATTTAAAAAATTAGGATTTGGTGGTGTAGGTGTGATCTCACAAGTACGTGAGTCAAAAATTTTTGAAGAAGTAAACAATATTCAAAAACGAAATGTATATTTACTAATAGTTTCATTATCGCTCTCTTTTATCGTTGTTTATATCTTCGCCAAATCACTCTCCACTCCCATTCTAAAATTAGTAGATGCCTCTGAAGAAATTAGAAGAGGAAATTACCACATCACTCTTCATGCAACAACTCACGACGAAATTGGAACTCTCACAAAATCATTCGTTAGTATGGGCCGCGGATTAGAAGAAAGAGAAAAATTAAAAGATTCATTTGGTCGATTTGTAAACCAAGATATTGCCGAACTTGCCGCCAAAGGGAAGTTATCGATTGGTGGTAAAAAAAAGTATTGCACCATCTTTTTTTCCGATATCCGCAGTTTTACTGCCATCTCCGAAAAACTACAACCAGAAGAAGTGGTTGAGTTCTTAAACCAATACATGACAGAAATGGTTAAATGTGTTCAGGAAACGGGTGGCACGGTAGATAAATTTATTGGCGATGCAATTATGGCAACTTGGGGAGCCCTTCGAGATCATAAAGATCATGCAATTGCTTCTGTGGAAGCAGCGTTACGAATGCGCGATAAATTAATTGAGTTCAATCAAAATAGAGGCACGGCGAAAAAACCGATCATTAAAATTGGATGTGGAATTAACACTGGATATGTGATCGCTGGACAAATTGGAAGTTCCGACAAAATGGAATACACGGTCATTGGAGATTCAGTGAATCTGGCTTCGAGAGTTGAGTCATTTAACAAAGAAACACATACCGATATTTTAATTACAGAATCAACATACCATGAAGTAAAATCAGAGTTTAATGTTGTGAGTATGGGAGAAATTGAATTTAAAGGTAAATCCAAAGCTCAAAAAGTTTATGCAGTTTTGGGTAAAAAATCCGATATGAATGCTCCTAAAAATTTGGTTGAGTTACAAAAATTAGTAGGGATTGAAGTCACCACTAAAAAGGGAAAAAAATGA